In one Musa acuminata AAA Group cultivar baxijiao chromosome BXJ2-5, Cavendish_Baxijiao_AAA, whole genome shotgun sequence genomic region, the following are encoded:
- the LOC135612096 gene encoding conserved oligomeric Golgi complex subunit 1-like: MRSPPPPEAGGGAHDAESLFRSKSIPEIRAGEAATRREIKAKEEELRQLVGESYRDLIDSADSILLIRSSCESIDSNLAAIDAAVGSLSAPAAAPVLSPNPARARVYGIASRVKYLVDTPENIWGCLDESMLLEASGRYLRAKEVHGLFADDAADREVLAKFPLLRHQWQIVEGFKAQISQRSRERLTDQGLTVAAYADALAAAATIDDLDPKQVLGLFLDSRRLWISQKLAGTSLDPDSSSCLLCDVVRTIRSSLGQVGELFLLALNEMPLFYKMVLGSPPGTQLFGAIPHPEEEVRLWKSHREKLEAVMVLLEPEFIAQTCSLWLRNCCDEIFGVLAGGAYIIDAIASGQGLSTAEKLVCEALDDRGDLEDSLEQWLKSVFGSDIESPWNQIRGIILKDGKDIFEDRLEEAFVKRMKEIVHSEFDNLSQDINLKNSIQAIVETADPKEDQDDFQAYLKKPSNGGGIWFSEPIQKKTGLLYALKLTIYENDFQNSLNTYLGPEVTRIRDVVDNKCRSIIEDLICFVESHNSIIRLKELAPYLQEKCYNIISVLLKEIGDELAQLSTSLGSNKQENHSLPHSMLVERSLFLGRLLFALHNHSSYIPLVLGSPRQWVNDMTGVVSASLPSFPLPVQSKVVFESPISSIPKRHTFDSSKSPRRQFLDNPRKQTISAAAALFALDDSTSRKLDELNKIFRELCIRAHSLWTIWVSKDLGLILSKDLNRDDALSASTPLQGWEVTIIKQDESNEGPLEMTIALPSVPSLYITSFLFQACLEIHKIGGHVLDRYTLQMFAWKLLEKVVGIYESFLSAVKSGESHVSEKGILQILLDLKFIADVLSGGKDSTTSSPELNAAENSSRNVSLSPSLRWKHPYIRSDSANVEAVTRLINSFSLRLDPIDWATYESYLWKNEQQSYKRYAVLFGFLVQLNRMYTDTIQKLPTKSNTGSNIMRCSTVPRFKYLPISAPALSSRGAHKSALQAADDSTMRSSWKANTNGEQLSKFEFDDGTNFGVAAPLLKSIMTQVGSKFGESTSRWGSMLSDAQVGKLKDRSAAAMSTFGDILPGPAAGLLSSLTSGAAMFDT; encoded by the exons ATGCGATCACCTCCGCCGCCGGAGGCCGGCGGCGGCGCCCACGACGCCGAGTCCCTTTTCCGGTCGAAGTCGATCCCTGAGATCCGTGCCGGGGAGGCGGCGACGCGGCGGGAGATCAAGGCTAAGGAGGAGGAGCTCCGCCAACTCGTCGGCGAGAGTTACCGCGACCTCATCGACTCCGCCGACTCCATCCTCCTCATCCGCTCTTCCTGCGAGTCCATTGACTCCAACCTCGCCGCCATCGATGCTGCCGTCGGCTCCCTCTCCGCCCCTGCAGCCGCCCCCGTCCTCAGCCCCAACCCCGCACGCGCCCGCGTCTATGGCATCGCGTCCAGGGTCAAGTACCTCGTCGACACCCCCGAAAACATCTGGGGCTGCCTCGACGAGTCCATGCTCCTCGAGGCATCCGGGCGGTACCTCCGCGCCAAGGAGGTCCACGGCCTCTTCGCCGACGACGCCGCTGATCGCGAGGTGCTTGCCAAGTTCCCGCTGCTCCGGCACCAGTGGCAGATCGTCGAAGGCTTCAAGGCCCAGATTTCCCAGAGGAGCCGGGAGAGGCTTACGGACCAGGGGCTCACCGTCGCGGCCTATGCTGATGCCctcgctgccgccgccaccaTTGACGATCTCGACCCAAAGCAGGTGCTCGGCCTGTTTTTGGACTCCAGGAGGTTGTGGATCTCGCAGAAGTTGGCGGGTACCTCCTTGGACCCTGATTCTTCCTCTTGCTTGCTATGTGATGTGGTGAGGACGATTAGATCTAGTCTGGGGCAAGTGGGCGAGCTCTTTCTTCTCGCATTGAATGAAATGCCGTTGTTCTACAAGATGGTGCTCGGATCTCCCCCTGGAACGCAGTTGTTTGGGGCGATTCCCCATCCTGAGGAGGAGGTGAGGCTTTGGAAGTCACATCGGGAGAAATTGGAAGCAGTCATGGTTCTTCTTGAGCCAGAGTTCATTGCTCAGACCTGTTCTTTGTGGTTGAGAAACTGCTGCGATGAGATCTTTGGGGTGCTGGCTGGCGGTGCTTATATAATTGATGCAATTGCAAGCGGACAAGGGCTTTCGACTGCTGAAAAACTGGTCTGCGAAGCCTTGGATGATCGAGGGGACCTGGAGGATAGCTTGGAGCAGTGGCTGAAGAGTGTTTTTGGCTCCGACATTGAGTCTCCATGGAACCAGATTCGAGGCATCATTCTGAAAGATGGGAAGGATATCTTTGAAGATAGGTTGGAAGAGGCATTTGTTAAAAGAATGAAGGAGATCGTGCATTCTGAGTTTGATAACTTGAGCCAGGATATCAACTTGAAGAACTCTATTCAGGCTATTGTGGAGACTGCAGATCCAAAAGAAGATCAGGATGATTTCCAAGCTTACTTAAAGAAACCATCTAATGGTGGTGGTATTTGGTTCTCAGAGCCAATTCAAAAGAAAACAGGATTGCTTTATGCGCTTAAGCTGACAATTTATGAGAATGACTTCCAGAATAGCCTTAACACATATCTTGGACCTGAAGTTACTCGGATCAGAGATGTGGTGGACAACAAATGCCGGAGCATAATAGAGGATCTTATATGCTTTGTAGAATCTCATAACTCTATTATTAGGTTAAAAGAGTTGGCACCATATCTTCAAGAGAAATGTTACAACATCATATCTGTTTTGTTGAAGGAAATTGGAGATGAACTTGCACAGCTTTCTACTTCTTTAGGCAGCAACAAGCAGGAAAATCATTCTTTACCTCACTCGATGCTTGTTGAGAGATCGCTTTTTCTAGGGCGTCTTTTATTTGCATTGCATAACCATTCAAGTTATATACCACTAGTTCTTGGTTCCCCGCGACAGTGGGTTAATGATATGACAGGTGTAGTCTCTGCTAGCCTACCATCATTTCCTCTGCCAGTGCAATCTAAGGTGGTTTTTGAGTCCCCAATCTCTTCTATCCCTAAAAGGCATACATTTGACAGTTCCAAAAGTCCTAGAAGACAATTTCTTGATAATCCAAGGAAGCAAACAATTTCAGCTGCTGCTGCATTGTTTGCATTGGATGACAGCACAAGCCGAAAACTTGATGAACTCAACAAAATTTTCCGAGAATTATGCATCAGAGCTCATAGCTTGTGGACTATATGGGTGTCTAAGGATCTAGGACTGATTCTTTCCAAGGATCTGAATAGAGATGATGCATTATCTGCATCCACTCCTTTACAG GGTTGGGAAGTAACAATCATCAAACAAGACGAATCCAATGAGGGACCATTGGAGATGACAATCGCTCTTCCTTCTGTGCCTTCACTATATATCACCTCCTTTCTCTTTCAAGCATGCCTAGAAATTCATAAAATTGGAGGTCATGTTCTTGACAGATATACACTGCAAATGTTTGCATGGAAACTTTTAGAGAAG GTAGTTGGTATATACGAAAGTTTCTTATCAGCTGTGAAGAGTGGTGAATCTCATGTTTCAGAAAAGGGAATCTTGCAAATTCTGCTAGACCTAAAATTCATTGCTGATGTTCTATCAGGGGGCAAAGATTCCACCACCAGTAGTCCTGAATTAAATGCCGCAGAGAATTCATCAAGAAatgtatcactgagtccttcgttGAGATGGAAGCATCCATACATTCGGTCTGATTCTGCTAATGTTGAGGCTGTTACAAGGCTAATAAATAGCTTCTCACTGAGGCTGGATCCCATTGATTGGGCTAC GTATGAATCTTACCTTTGGAAAAATGAGCAGCAATCATATAAGCGATATGCTGTCCTGTTTGGCTTCTTGGTCCAACTTAATCGCATGTACACAGACACTATTCAAAAATTGCCTACAAAGTCAAATACAGGCTCAAACATCATGAGATGCTCCACTGTTCCTCGATTTAAATACCTTCCAATCAG TGCTCCTGCCTTGTCTTCAAGAGGTGCACATAAATCAGCTCTGCAGGCAGCTGATGATTCCACAATGAGGAGTTCTTGGAAAGCAAACACAAATGGAGAACAATTGTCAAAGTTCGAGTTTGATGATGGTACAAATTTTGGAGTTGCAGCACCATTGCTTAAGTCCATAATGACACAG GTTGGCAGCAAATTTGGGGAGAGTACGTCTAGGTGGGGCTCCATGCTGTCTGATGCACAAGTCGGTAAGCTCAAGGACAGATCTGCAGCTGCCATGTCAACATTTGGTGACATTCTTCCTGGCCCAGCAGCCGGACTATTGTCGTCTCTTACATCAGGGGCTGCCATGTTTGACACTTGA
- the LOC135612097 gene encoding protein NUCLEAR FUSION DEFECTIVE 4-like — protein sequence MSSWDPINLAVHVARGRWFTLFASFLIMTASGATYIFSAYSAAIKSSLAYDQRTLNTISFFKDLGSSVGVLPGLVNEVAPPSVVLATGAAMNFFGYLMIYLAITGRTPRPRLWQMCLYICVGANSQAFANTGALVACVRNFPDSRGAVLGLLKGFVGLSGAIFTQLYLAFYGHGGDPRSLVLLVAWLPAAVSLVFLHTIRYMKPPPHRHQSHEFKVLCSLLYITLALAGFLMAVIILQSRFEFSQRAYTAGSVVVLILLFLPLVVVAREEASNWKRGKPPIGGPPLESKQIDPKASITTPKKNSVTSSSALADVFRAPKRGEDYSILQAIASVDMLIIVIATICGVGGTLTAIDNMGQIGQSLGYDAQSVATLVSLISIWNYAGRVVAGFASEILLVKYRLPRPLLLTLVFLLSCAGHLLIAFGSIPASLYAASVITGFCFGAQVPLFFAIISEVFGLKHYSTLHNFGGAASPIGSYILNVKVAGQLYDRAAVRQNAIGNMSNSSFSSSSSESSLATCVGEECFKLAFIIITAVTMAGAAVMLVLVWRTWEFYRGDIYSRHRGGGEAKKELEVKEEEMVPMLEQRLD from the coding sequence ATGTCATCTTGGGATCCAATCAACCTGGCCGTCCATGTGGCCCGCGGACGCTGGTTCACCCTCTTCGCCTCCTTCCTCATCATGACTGCCTCCGGCGCCACCTACATCTTCTCCGCCTACTCGGCCGCCATCAAGTCCTCCCTCGCCTACGACCAACGGACCCTCAACACCATCTCCTTCTTCAAGGACCTCGGTTCCAGCGTCGGCGTCCTCCCCGGCCTCGTCAACGAAGTCGCCCCGCCCTCCGTCGTCCTCGCCACCGGCGCTGCCATGAACTTCTTCGGTTACCTCATGATCTACCTCGCCATCACTGGCCGCACGCCTCGCCCCCGCCTCTGGCAGATGTGCCTCTACATCTGCGTGGGCGCCAACTCGCAGGCCTTCGCCAACACCGGCGCCCTCGTCGCCTGCGTCCGCAACTTCCCCGATAGCCGCGGCGCCGTGCTCGGCCTCCTCAAGGGCTTCGTCGGCCTCAGCGGCGCCATCTTCACCCAGCTCTACCTCGCCTTCTACGGCCACGGCGGTGACCCTAGGTCGCTCGTCCTCCTCGTCGCCTGGCTCCCCGCCGCCGTCTCCCTCGTCTTCCTGCACACCATCCGCTACATGAAGCCTCCTCCTCATCGTCATCAATCCCACGAGTTCAAGGTCCTGTGCTCCTTGCTCTACATCACCCTCGCTCTCGCCGGATTCCTCATGGCCGTGATCATCCTGCAAAGCCGCTTCGAGTTCTCCCAGCGCGCTTACACGGCCGGCTCTGTCGTcgtcctcatcctcctcttcctccctctcgTCGTGGTCGCGAGAGAGGAGGCATCGAATTGGAAGCGCGGCAAGCCACCTATCGGAGGTCCTCCGCTGGAATCCAAACAGATCGATCCGAAAGCATCGATCACAACACCAAAGAAAAACTCAGTTACATCTTCCTCAGCCCTAGCCGACGTCTTCAGGGCCCCAAAGAGAGGCGAGGACTACTCCATCCTGCAAGCCATCGCGAGCGTCGACATGCTCATCATCGTCATCGCCACCATCTGCGGCGTTGGCGGAACCCTGACCGCCATCGACAACATGGGCCAGATCGGCCAGTCCCTCGGCTACGATGCCCAGAGCGTTGCCACCCTGGTCTCCCTTATCAGCATCTGGAACTACGCCGGCCGCGTCGTCGCGGGGTTCGCCTCCGAGATCCTGCTAGTCAAGTACAGGCTTCCCCGCCCCCTTCTGCTCACTCTGGTCTTCCTCCTATCCTGCGCCGGCCACCTCCTCATCGCCTTCGGGAGCATCCCGGCCTCGCTATACGCCGCATCGGTGATCACCGGATTCTGCTTCGGGGCGCAGGTGCCGCTGTTCTTCGCCATCATATCGGAGGTGTTCGGGCTGAAGCACTACTCGACGCTGCACAACTTCGGCGGCGCAGCGAGCCCTATCGGGTCATACATACTGAACGTGAAGGTGGCCGGGCAGTTGTACGACCGCGCGGCTGTGCGGCAGAACGCTATCGGCAACATGTCAAActcttccttttcctcttcttcctcggagTCATCGTTGGCGACATGCGTCGGAGAGGAGTGCTTCAAGCTTGCATTCATCATCATTACGGCGGTGACCATGGCAGGGGCTGCGGTGATGCTGGTGTTGGTTTGGAGGACTTGGGAATTCTATAGAGGAGATATATATAGCAGgcacagaggaggaggagaggcaaAGAAGGAATTGGAGGTGAAAGAGGAGGAGATGGTGCCAATGCTTGAGCAAAGGCTTGACTGA